From the bacterium genome, one window contains:
- a CDS encoding phosphoadenylyl-sulfate reductase, with amino-acid sequence MAPSILDEVQSGTMADWSAEKVLEWGFERFAPRIALSASFGSPEGLVILDLMHKIDPKLTRVFTIDTGRLHQETYNLMDRVRDRYDMEVEVYFPNPESVQSMVRKDGLNLFYETADKRKQCCAVRKVEPLERAMADLDAWIAGLRSGQSVTRENVANIEVDEVHDGRIKFNPLAAWTRSDVLDYVNRNSVPINALHAEGYPSVGCAPCSRAIREGEDERAGRWWWESEENRECGIHVGYEDSGSGI; translated from the coding sequence ATGGCGCCGAGTATTCTCGACGAGGTGCAGTCGGGCACCATGGCCGACTGGTCTGCCGAGAAGGTTCTGGAATGGGGTTTCGAACGCTTCGCCCCGCGCATCGCGCTTTCGGCCAGCTTCGGTTCACCCGAGGGCCTGGTGATTCTCGATCTGATGCACAAGATCGACCCCAAGCTTACGCGCGTATTCACGATCGACACGGGCCGACTTCATCAGGAGACCTACAACCTGATGGACCGCGTGCGCGATCGTTACGACATGGAAGTCGAGGTGTACTTCCCCAATCCGGAGAGTGTGCAGTCGATGGTGCGCAAGGACGGCTTGAACCTGTTCTACGAGACCGCCGACAAGCGCAAGCAGTGCTGTGCGGTGCGCAAGGTTGAACCGCTCGAACGCGCGATGGCGGACCTGGACGCCTGGATCGCGGGACTGCGCTCGGGCCAGTCCGTCACGCGTGAAAACGTCGCGAACATCGAAGTCGATGAGGTGCACGACGGTCGCATCAAGTTCAACCCGCTGGCCGCCTGGACTCGCTCCGATGTGCTCGACTACGTGAACCGAAACAGTGTTCCGATCAACGCGCTACACGCAGAGGGTTACCCGAGCGTGGGCTGCGCGCCCTGCAGTCGAGCCATCCGCGAAGGTGAAGACGAGCGCGCCGGACGTTGGTGGTGGGAGTCCGAAGAAAACCGCGAATGCGGCATCCACGTCGGGTACGAAGACTCGGGTTCGGGTATCTAG
- a CDS encoding VWA domain-containing protein, whose product MRKIPQSLAAVLVLVLLAFLSGVVPDWAEARGRKHRNRSEPVDLYDAYRVDALDPISGGVPSDVQVLTDAGPRAWPNRVREDFERRVREEWSTDRIYGPVHANLGMWLSYPLVTARVGGRVLVPVIDRERLPISGRLELPESNGPRRVIVLVDASASANSRTAFQGPNGRTVQIPVLEAERRALDHLIEMLDGDTLEIGVIAFGESTWPIIKPGRDPEALRNALARFRREFPRGDGRTDAVCALWSARDWLEDTPSGMDREIVLLTDGDLPHSGRFTECRMSRASKNRDTSACEARRNVSPCPSSHVFGRGDGMSDIVQMASFGRKNRRKLRVHPLVFEADRSARVWQQLARRTRGRMVRVPSPAAIEVALPALVSRSIKGLFARNVTTGNQTQDLLGEDRSHFTGELQLQQGANDVEIRVESERGLSGLFRFRVYSEPGYLKHYLAELRDENESLKSARDTLVEDARSQGKAKQIERQRKLEIEIPAAPRR is encoded by the coding sequence GTGAGGAAAATCCCCCAATCCCTCGCGGCAGTGCTGGTTCTGGTGCTTCTGGCCTTCTTGTCCGGAGTTGTCCCCGACTGGGCTGAAGCCCGCGGTCGCAAACATCGAAATCGCTCCGAGCCCGTCGATCTGTACGACGCATATCGGGTCGATGCGCTGGATCCGATCTCCGGCGGCGTGCCCTCCGACGTGCAGGTCCTGACCGATGCCGGGCCGCGCGCCTGGCCCAACCGGGTGCGTGAGGATTTTGAGCGGCGAGTGCGCGAAGAGTGGAGCACGGACCGCATCTACGGTCCGGTGCACGCGAACCTGGGAATGTGGCTGAGTTATCCGCTGGTGACCGCGCGGGTGGGTGGGCGCGTGCTGGTGCCCGTGATCGATCGCGAACGATTGCCCATCAGTGGACGCCTGGAATTGCCTGAGTCCAATGGACCGCGGCGCGTGATCGTACTGGTCGATGCATCGGCCAGCGCCAACTCGCGCACAGCCTTCCAGGGACCGAACGGCCGCACTGTGCAGATTCCCGTACTCGAAGCGGAGCGGCGCGCACTCGATCACCTGATCGAAATGCTCGACGGCGACACACTCGAGATCGGCGTGATCGCATTTGGCGAATCGACCTGGCCGATCATCAAGCCGGGCCGAGATCCGGAAGCGCTGCGAAATGCACTGGCGCGTTTCCGCCGCGAGTTTCCCAGAGGAGACGGACGCACCGACGCCGTGTGTGCGCTCTGGAGCGCACGCGACTGGCTCGAAGACACGCCCTCGGGAATGGACCGCGAAATCGTCCTGCTGACGGACGGCGATCTGCCGCATTCCGGGCGCTTTACCGAGTGCCGCATGTCTCGGGCCTCCAAGAATCGGGACACCTCCGCGTGTGAGGCGCGACGCAATGTGTCGCCCTGTCCGTCGAGCCACGTGTTCGGTCGCGGTGATGGCATGTCCGATATCGTCCAGATGGCCAGCTTCGGGCGCAAGAACCGGCGCAAGCTGCGCGTGCATCCGCTGGTCTTCGAGGCGGATCGCAGCGCGCGCGTGTGGCAACAACTCGCGCGGCGCACGCGTGGCCGCATGGTGCGCGTGCCCTCGCCGGCAGCCATCGAGGTCGCCCTGCCCGCCCTGGTGTCGCGCAGCATCAAAGGCCTGTTCGCGCGCAATGTGACGACGGGCAACCAGACCCAGGACCTGCTGGGCGAAGATCGCAGTCACTTCACCGGGGAGCTTCAGCTACAGCAGGGAGCCAATGACGTGGAAATCCGCGTGGAGAGCGAGCGCGGCCTGTCCGGTCTGTTTCGCTTTCGCGTGTACTCGGAGCCGGGCTATCTGAAACACTACCTGGCCGAGTTGCGAGACGAGAACGAGAGCTTGAAGAGCGCTCGCGACACACTGGTCGAGGATGCCCGCTCGCAAGGCAAGGCGAAGCAGATCGAGCGCCAACGCAAACTCGAGATCGAAATACCGGCCGCTCCGCGCCGCTGA
- the argC gene encoding N-acetyl-gamma-glutamyl-phosphate reductase: MSFKVFIDGHAGTTGLRIRDWLRDRDDLELIEIETAQRKSPEARRKFLNAADLVVLCLPDDAAREAVSWIDNPDTRVIDTSTAHRVADGWVYGIPELLPDQREAIRSSKRVSNSGCYALASAITLRPLVDADLLDSSSPIAIHALSGYSGGGRQKIEQWEDPEHGLLTLPYEAPYSLDRLHKHMPEIQKHARLDHSPVFVPAVGPFRCGMRVQIPLHTTQLKPGSGDASVSGKQLWECLDARYRGEIFVKVIPVQEPFASDERALDPRACNDTNRIELRVIPHPAGHVLLVATLDNLGKGAAGAAIQNLNLMLGVAEDEGLPA, from the coding sequence ATGTCTTTCAAGGTCTTCATAGACGGGCACGCGGGCACCACGGGTCTGCGCATTCGGGACTGGCTTCGGGATCGCGACGACCTCGAACTGATCGAGATCGAAACCGCGCAGCGCAAGAGTCCCGAGGCGCGACGCAAATTCCTCAACGCCGCGGACCTGGTCGTCCTGTGCCTGCCCGATGATGCAGCCCGCGAGGCCGTGTCGTGGATCGACAACCCGGATACGCGCGTGATCGACACGAGCACGGCCCATCGGGTGGCCGACGGTTGGGTGTACGGAATCCCCGAACTCCTTCCCGATCAACGAGAAGCGATCCGTTCCTCGAAGCGGGTTTCGAATTCGGGTTGTTATGCCCTTGCATCGGCGATCACCCTGCGGCCGCTAGTCGACGCAGACCTGCTGGACAGTTCTTCCCCCATCGCGATTCACGCCTTGTCCGGTTACTCGGGTGGCGGACGCCAGAAGATCGAGCAGTGGGAGGATCCGGAACACGGGTTGTTGACGCTTCCCTACGAAGCGCCGTACTCACTCGACAGATTGCACAAGCACATGCCCGAGATCCAGAAGCACGCCAGACTGGATCACTCTCCTGTGTTCGTACCCGCAGTCGGACCCTTTCGCTGCGGCATGCGCGTGCAGATTCCCCTGCACACCACGCAATTGAAGCCCGGGAGCGGCGACGCGAGCGTCAGCGGGAAACAGCTCTGGGAGTGCCTCGACGCGCGCTATCGCGGCGAGATCTTCGTCAAGGTGATCCCCGTGCAGGAACCATTCGCGAGTGACGAACGCGCGCTCGATCCGCGGGCGTGCAACGATACCAATCGCATCGAACTGCGCGTCATCCCGCACCCGGCGGGACACGTCCTGCTGGTGGCCACGCTCGACAATCTCGGCAAGGGCGCAGCCGGTGCCGCCATTCAGAATCTCAACCTGATGCTCGGCGTGGCCGAGGACGAAGGCCTTCCCGCCTGA
- a CDS encoding AEC family transporter, producing the protein MIFELFGIVAPTFICAAVGFTWVRLGVNYDRKMITDLIMNVGAPCLVFSKMVGLAGGTDEFVLLAGISMLAMALSGAGGWLLLRAMRLPSRTYLSPLIFGNTGNMGMPLCLFALGEEGLALGLAFFATHSITHFTVGVAIWSGRFSWREPLTNPLALAGAIAIAVLWSGVSVPGFITDTTGLLGDFTIPLMLITLGVSIGEMHVSNFSRTLVLASARLLMGGAVGVLLAGFFELEGISRSVVIIQCAMPAAVFNYLMAQRYDRAPEEVASLVVLSTLLAFAALPAWLAFAL; encoded by the coding sequence TTGATCTTCGAACTCTTCGGCATCGTCGCACCCACCTTCATCTGCGCGGCCGTCGGATTTACCTGGGTTCGCCTCGGCGTGAACTACGATCGCAAGATGATCACCGACCTGATCATGAACGTGGGCGCACCGTGTCTGGTGTTCTCGAAGATGGTCGGACTCGCGGGCGGCACGGACGAATTCGTACTCCTCGCTGGAATCTCGATGCTCGCCATGGCGCTCAGCGGGGCGGGGGGCTGGTTGCTGTTGCGCGCGATGCGCCTGCCTTCGCGCACCTATCTGTCGCCTTTGATCTTCGGCAATACTGGCAATATGGGCATGCCTCTGTGCCTGTTCGCGCTGGGCGAAGAGGGTCTGGCGCTCGGTCTGGCGTTTTTTGCGACGCATTCGATCACTCACTTCACCGTCGGGGTCGCCATCTGGTCCGGTAGGTTTTCGTGGCGGGAACCGCTGACCAACCCGCTCGCGTTGGCCGGGGCGATCGCGATCGCGGTGTTGTGGTCGGGTGTCAGCGTTCCCGGCTTCATCACCGACACCACGGGCCTTCTGGGTGACTTCACGATTCCACTCATGCTCATCACTCTGGGCGTGTCGATCGGAGAGATGCACGTTTCGAATTTCTCGCGCACGCTCGTGCTCGCGAGTGCGCGCCTGCTCATGGGCGGGGCGGTCGGCGTACTCCTGGCCGGGTTCTTCGAACTGGAAGGAATCTCGCGCAGCGTCGTGATCATTCAATGCGCGATGCCGGCGGCGGTCTTCAACTACTTGATGGCGCAGCGTTACGACCGCGCACCGGAAGAGGTTGCGAGTCTGGTCGTCCTGTCCACGTTGCTCGCGTTTGCCGCGTTGCCCGCGTGGCTGGCGTTTGCACTCTGA
- a CDS encoding protoheme IX farnesyltransferase, with product MSTVASYFGLTKPRLLPLVLFSGLPALIMAGGAWPSPNVMIVVLLGTALAAGAANALNSYLERDRDSQMERTRSRPLPSGQIEPVHALIFGLTLSLLAVATLWISAGPVPAGIALAAIAFYVFIYTLWLKPRTPFAVVVGGVSGAICPLIADAAIGGSVGAAGWLLFAIIFMWQPPHFYAIALYRQSDYRQAGFPMLPDRIGAEATRRRILMWIAALIPLSLLPLAHGMLGPIYGVSALVLGCVFFGQAVVLHRRRDTASARRLFSVSLLYLMGLFGMMLIDLAWTAIA from the coding sequence ATGAGTACGGTTGCGAGCTATTTCGGGCTGACCAAACCACGGCTCCTACCCCTCGTTCTGTTCTCGGGCTTGCCTGCGCTGATCATGGCCGGAGGCGCCTGGCCCAGCCCGAATGTGATGATCGTGGTCCTGCTCGGAACGGCCCTTGCCGCCGGGGCCGCGAATGCGCTGAACAGCTACCTGGAACGAGATCGCGATTCGCAAATGGAGCGCACCCGATCGCGTCCTCTGCCTTCGGGCCAGATCGAGCCGGTCCATGCGCTGATCTTCGGTCTGACGCTTTCGCTACTGGCCGTGGCAACGCTCTGGATTTCGGCCGGGCCCGTTCCCGCCGGAATCGCGCTCGCCGCGATCGCCTTCTACGTCTTCATCTACACCCTGTGGCTCAAACCGCGCACGCCGTTTGCCGTCGTCGTGGGGGGGGTGTCGGGAGCGATCTGCCCGCTGATTGCCGATGCGGCGATTGGCGGGAGTGTTGGAGCCGCCGGCTGGCTCCTGTTCGCCATCATCTTCATGTGGCAGCCGCCCCACTTCTACGCAATTGCCTTGTATCGCCAGAGCGACTACCGACAGGCCGGTTTTCCGATGCTGCCCGATCGCATCGGTGCCGAGGCGACGCGCAGACGGATCTTGATGTGGATTGCCGCATTGATTCCCCTGAGCTTGCTTCCGCTTGCCCACGGGATGTTGGGACCGATCTACGGAGTCAGTGCGCTCGTGCTCGGCTGCGTTTTCTTCGGCCAGGCCGTCGTTTTGCACCGGCGCCGCGACACCGCGAGTGCCCGTCGACTGTTCAGCGTTTCACTGCTGTACCTCATGGGCCTGTTTGGCATGATGCTCATCGACCTGGCCTGGACGGCGATCGCTTGA
- the rpmG gene encoding 50S ribosomal protein L33 has translation MAKGAREKIKLESTAGTGFFYTTMKNRQTTPDKLELKKYDPKVRKHVIFKETKLK, from the coding sequence ATGGCCAAGGGCGCACGCGAAAAGATCAAGCTCGAGAGCACGGCGGGAACCGGCTTCTTCTACACCACGATGAAGAACCGGCAGACCACCCCCGACAAGCTCGAACTCAAGAAGTACGACCCCAAGGTCCGCAAGCACGTGATCTTCAAGGAAACCAAGCTCAAGTAG
- a CDS encoding CoA transferase — MSLPLDGIRVVEIATFVAVPSAGALLADLGAEVIKVEVPQGETYRNSRPRMAGFKVEFDASPQYEMSNRGKKSLVLDLTRPEALEALRRVIDRCDIVLTNMLPGRCERFGLDAATLRPERPALIYAALNGYGRGGEEADKPAFDYAAYWARTGMMDLIRHPDAAPTFQRPGVGDHAAGLSLVCGILAALRTRDKTGEGQEIDVSLLQIGMYVQGNDLSQVLVAGHSPPLHDRAKPANPLWNFYPTADERWIVVVMIESDRYWPILCEALERPDLLADERFDGPVPRFRNSQALVEILDEVFRSRTLSEWEVILTQHRVIWSPVREMHEILDDPQVKAMGYLETVDHPRVGRFSTVGAPLSMSAHRLSSNRPAPELGADSEDVLRESGLTAQEIAKLLP, encoded by the coding sequence ATGTCGTTGCCGCTAGACGGAATCCGGGTCGTAGAAATCGCCACCTTCGTGGCCGTCCCCTCGGCCGGAGCCCTGCTCGCCGACCTGGGCGCGGAGGTCATCAAGGTAGAGGTCCCGCAGGGGGAAACCTACAGGAACAGCCGGCCCAGGATGGCCGGTTTCAAGGTCGAGTTCGACGCCTCGCCCCAGTACGAGATGAGCAATCGCGGCAAGAAGTCGCTGGTTCTCGACCTGACTCGCCCCGAAGCCCTCGAAGCCCTGCGGCGCGTGATCGATCGCTGCGACATAGTGCTGACGAATATGCTGCCCGGGCGCTGTGAGCGCTTCGGGCTCGACGCCGCCACTCTGCGGCCCGAGCGACCCGCCCTGATCTACGCCGCGCTCAATGGCTACGGACGTGGCGGCGAGGAAGCCGACAAACCCGCCTTCGACTACGCAGCGTACTGGGCGCGCACCGGCATGATGGACCTGATTCGACATCCCGACGCCGCGCCGACTTTTCAGCGTCCCGGAGTCGGCGATCACGCTGCGGGCTTGAGCCTGGTCTGCGGAATACTGGCGGCCCTTCGCACGCGCGACAAGACGGGTGAGGGGCAGGAGATCGACGTGTCCCTGTTGCAGATCGGGATGTACGTGCAGGGCAATGACCTGTCCCAGGTTCTGGTCGCGGGCCACTCGCCGCCCTTGCACGATCGCGCCAAGCCGGCCAATCCACTCTGGAACTTCTACCCGACGGCAGACGAGCGCTGGATCGTGGTCGTGATGATCGAATCGGATCGCTACTGGCCGATCCTGTGCGAAGCCCTCGAGCGTCCGGATCTTCTGGCCGACGAACGCTTTGACGGGCCGGTTCCGCGGTTCCGCAACTCGCAGGCCCTGGTCGAAATCCTCGACGAGGTATTCCGCTCGCGCACCTTGAGCGAATGGGAAGTCATACTGACACAGCATCGTGTGATCTGGTCTCCCGTCCGCGAGATGCACGAGATCCTGGACGATCCGCAGGTCAAGGCGATGGGTTATCTGGAAACGGTGGACCATCCGCGCGTCGGTCGCTTCTCCACGGTCGGTGCGCCGCTGAGCATGTCGGCCCATCGCCTGAGTTCGAACCGACCCGCTCCCGAACTCGGCGCCGACAGCGAAGACGTCTTGCGCGAGTCCGGCTTGACCGCGCAGGAAATCGCGAAGCTCCTGCCCTGA
- a CDS encoding methyltransferase domain-containing protein — protein sequence MPSDKRIYDAYIASRQSAALAAAVRLGVFEALAQQGCDVERLAQRLELSPRPTRLLLRTLQTMGLVQSTQEGFALAEDAAAFLVRGKPGWVGGLIDLEVDNPMTPALLLEALKRDGPSVYGSSDPWQAHAQDPQRASAFTAAMHSISEGPAAALAELLDLPGASRVLDVGGGSGALSIALARRTPGLECTIWDLPSVCELARGYLDASGLADQVSMRAGDIFQDPFPEDHDAILFSQILHDWSPETGDELLSRAWAALPAGGRVIIHEKLIAEDGSGPLANALVDLDMLVWTEGQQWTQSGLHKALEAAGFDSARCRATTGYWSVVDALKPS from the coding sequence GTGCCAAGCGACAAGCGGATCTACGATGCCTATATCGCAAGTCGTCAGAGTGCAGCTCTGGCCGCAGCGGTGCGTCTGGGGGTGTTCGAGGCGCTCGCGCAGCAGGGCTGCGACGTCGAGCGGTTGGCGCAGCGCCTCGAGCTATCGCCTCGCCCGACGCGCCTGCTTCTCAGAACACTGCAGACCATGGGACTCGTTCAGTCTACACAGGAGGGGTTCGCACTCGCCGAAGATGCGGCGGCGTTTCTGGTGCGCGGCAAGCCCGGGTGGGTGGGTGGATTGATCGACCTGGAGGTCGACAACCCCATGACCCCCGCGCTCTTGCTCGAGGCCCTGAAGCGAGACGGACCTTCGGTGTACGGATCGAGCGATCCCTGGCAGGCTCACGCGCAAGATCCGCAACGCGCCAGCGCCTTCACCGCCGCCATGCACAGCATCTCGGAGGGGCCCGCCGCTGCACTGGCCGAGCTGCTCGATCTCCCGGGTGCGTCGCGCGTGCTCGACGTCGGCGGCGGTTCCGGTGCGCTCTCGATCGCACTCGCGCGCCGGACTCCCGGTCTGGAGTGCACGATCTGGGATCTGCCTTCGGTCTGTGAGCTGGCCAGAGGCTACCTGGACGCGTCCGGGTTGGCGGATCAGGTGTCGATGCGCGCCGGAGACATTTTTCAGGATCCCTTCCCCGAAGATCACGACGCGATCCTGTTCTCGCAGATCCTGCACGACTGGTCGCCCGAGACCGGGGACGAACTCCTGAGTCGCGCGTGGGCCGCGCTCCCGGCCGGGGGGCGCGTGATCATCCACGAAAAGCTCATCGCCGAAGACGGTTCGGGACCGCTGGCCAATGCGCTGGTCGATCTCGACATGCTGGTGTGGACCGAAGGTCAGCAGTGGACGCAATCGGGTCTGCACAAAGCCCTGGAAGCGGCGGGCTTCGATTCGGCGCGTTGCCGCGCGACGACCGGTTACTGGAGCGTCGTCGACGCGCTCAAGCCGAGCTGA
- the rfbA gene encoding glucose-1-phosphate thymidylyltransferase RfbA codes for MKGIILAGGSGSRLYPISQVASKQLQPIYDKPMICYPLSTLMLAGIREILLISTPHDLPRFEAFLGDGSRWGISLSYAEQAQPKGIAQAFMIGESFIAEDPVALILGDNVFYGRMHLDEAVGEFTSGALIFGYPVGDPRRYGVVEFDAAGKVLSLEEKPEQPRSNLAIPGLYLYDRKVVELTKTLQPSARGELEITDLNRAYLERGELRAIRLGRGIAWLDTGTHESLLQAANFIETIEHRQGLKIACLEEIALRQGFINTRDLEALLDEMPASEYRDYVSRVLAEPL; via the coding sequence TTGAAGGGCATCATTTTGGCGGGTGGCTCCGGCTCGCGGCTCTACCCGATCAGTCAGGTGGCGAGCAAGCAGCTCCAGCCGATCTACGACAAGCCGATGATCTGCTATCCACTGTCCACGCTGATGCTTGCGGGCATCCGCGAGATTCTGCTGATCTCCACTCCGCACGACCTGCCTCGCTTCGAAGCTTTCCTGGGGGATGGCTCGCGCTGGGGAATTTCGCTGAGCTACGCGGAACAGGCCCAACCCAAGGGGATCGCGCAGGCCTTCATGATCGGCGAAAGCTTCATCGCGGAGGATCCGGTGGCCTTGATCCTGGGCGATAACGTCTTCTACGGCCGCATGCACCTCGACGAGGCCGTCGGTGAGTTCACCAGCGGCGCATTGATCTTCGGTTATCCGGTGGGAGACCCGCGCCGCTACGGCGTGGTCGAATTCGATGCGGCGGGCAAGGTCCTGAGCCTCGAAGAAAAGCCGGAACAGCCGCGTTCCAATCTGGCCATCCCCGGCCTGTACCTCTACGACCGCAAGGTGGTGGAACTGACGAAGACGTTACAACCCTCTGCTCGGGGTGAGCTGGAGATCACGGATCTGAACAGGGCCTACCTCGAACGCGGCGAGCTTCGCGCGATTCGCCTGGGTCGCGGCATCGCCTGGCTCGACACCGGAACGCACGAGAGCCTGCTGCAGGCGGCGAACTTCATCGAGACCATCGAGCACCGGCAGGGCTTGAAAATCGCCTGTCTCGAAGAAATCGCGCTGCGCCAGGGCTTCATCAACACGCGAGATCTCGAAGCCCTGCTCGACGAGATGCCCGCCTCGGAGTACCGGGACTACGTCAGCCGCGTGCTCGCGGAACCGCTCTAG
- a CDS encoding acyl-CoA thioesterase, which yields MARFQRRRVVKPEDIDMLGHVNNAVWVGFIAELAHAHASSLGFSMRKLREYGAIWIIRRHEIDYHQSALPDEELIEETWVESMKGARSQRNARFTRASDGELLVESKTTWAFVDSETLRPKRIHKDVLAAFAPE from the coding sequence ATGGCGAGATTCCAGCGTCGGCGCGTGGTGAAGCCGGAAGACATCGACATGCTCGGGCATGTGAACAATGCGGTGTGGGTGGGGTTCATCGCCGAACTCGCGCATGCGCACGCATCTTCCCTGGGTTTCTCGATGCGCAAACTGCGCGAGTACGGTGCGATCTGGATCATCCGCCGGCACGAGATCGACTACCATCAGTCCGCGCTCCCCGATGAAGAACTGATCGAAGAAACCTGGGTCGAATCGATGAAGGGCGCTCGAAGTCAGCGAAACGCGCGCTTCACGCGCGCCAGTGACGGCGAGCTACTGGTCGAATCGAAGACGACCTGGGCGTTTGTCGATTCGGAGACGCTGCGGCCCAAGCGGATTCACAAAGACGTCCTGGCCGCATTCGCTCCCGAGTAG